In Panthera tigris isolate Pti1 chromosome C1, P.tigris_Pti1_mat1.1, whole genome shotgun sequence, the following proteins share a genomic window:
- the GPATCH3 gene encoding G patch domain-containing protein 3 codes for MAVPSEAEEEATVYLIVSGIPSALRSAHLRNYFSQFREQRDCGFLCFHYRHRPERAPSQASPDSAPTPIGQVLAQTSVTDARTLSPPDSAPAQTRTCCCVISVRGTAQAQQLLRMYSGRRWLDTQGTWLPGRCYIRRLRLPTEASGFGSFPFKTRKELQSRKAQSEAFTLADLRQLPELNPPVLMPNGNVGTPLRVFLELIRACRLPPRIITQLQLQFPKTGSSRRYGNVPFKYEDSETVEQEDLVYTAEGEEIPQGSCLADIPASSYGEPEEEGEKEEEEESHSDDDDDRGEEWERHEALHEDVTRQERTTERLFEEEIELKWEKGGSGLVFYTDAQFWQEEEGDFDEQTADDWDVDMSVYYDRDGGDKDARDSVQMRLERRLRDGQEDGSVIKCQVGTFERHTKGIGRKVMEQQGWAEGKGLGSRCSGVPEALDSDGQHPRCKRGLGYHGEKLQPFGQLKRPRGTGLGLISTIYDEPLPQDQGESLLRRQPPTSMKFRADVAFVRSSSCALDNPSEHE; via the exons ATGGCGGTGCCCAgcgaggcggaggaggaggccaCAGTCTACTTAATAGTGAGCGGCATTCCCTCGGCACTGCGCTCTGCCCATCTCCGGAACTACTTTAGCCAGTTCCGAGAACAACGCGACTGTGGTTTCCTGTGTTTCCACTACCGGCATCGGCCTGAGCGGGCTCCTTCCCAGGCTTCTCCCGATTCTGCCCCAACTCCTATCGGCCAGGTTCTCGCCCAGACTTCAGTCACCGATGCCCGCACTCTTTCCCCTCCGGACTCTGCTCCCGCCCAAACCCGCACCTGCTGCTGCGTCATCTCGGTACGGGGGACAGCTCAGGCCCAGCAGCTTCTTCGCATGTACTCCGGCCGCCGGTGGCTGGATACTCAGGGGACTTGGTTGCCGGGTCGTTGTTACATCCGCAGACTTCGGCTACCTACTGAAGCATCAG GTTTCGGCTCCTTTCCTTTCAAAACCCGCAAGGAGCTGCAGAGTCGGAAAGCCCAGAGTGAAGCCTTTACTCTGGCTGACCTGAGGCAACTGCCAGAGCTGAACCCACCAGTGCTGATGCCCAATGGAAATGTGGGGACTCCTCTGCGGGTCTTTTTGGAATTGATCCGGGCCTGCCGCCTACCCCCTCGGATCATCACCCAGCTGCAGCTCCAGTTTCCCAAGACAGGTTCTTCCCGACGCTATGGCAACGTACCTTTCAAGTATGAGGACTCAGAGACTGTGGAGCAGGAAGACCTTGTGTATACCGCCGAAGGCGAGGAAATACCCCAAGGAAGCTGCCTGGCGGACATACCAGCCAGCTCCTATGGAGagccagaggaggaaggggaaaaggaggaggaagaagagtcaCACTCAGATGAC GACGATGACCGCGGTGAGGAGTGGGAGCGTCATGAGGCACTGCATGAAGATGTGACCAGGCAGGAACGTACCACTGAGCGGCTCTTTGAGGAGGAAATCGAGCTCAAGTGGGAGAAGGGCGGCTCCGGCCTGGTATTCTACACTGATGCCCAGTtctggcaggaggaggaaggag ACTTTGATGAACAGACAGCCGATGACTGGGATGTGGACATGAGTGTATACTACGACAGAG ATGGTGGAGACAAGGATGCCCGAGACTCTGTCCAAATGCGTCTGGAACGGAGACTCCGTGATGGCCAGGAGGATGGCTCTGTGATCAAATGCCAAGTGGGCACCTTTGAGCGCCACACCAAG GGCATTGGACGGAAGGTGATGGAGCAGCAGGGCTGGGCTGAGGGCAAGGGTCTGGGCAGCCggtgttcaggggtgcctgaggcCCTGGATAGTGATGGCCAGCACCCTAGATGCAAGCGTGGATTGGG GTACCACGGAGAGAAGCTACAGCCATTTGGGCAACTGAAGAGACCCCGTGGAACTGGCTTGGGGCTCATCTCCACCATCTATGATGAGCCCCTACCCCAAGACCAAGGGGAGTCACTGCTCCGACGCCAGCCACCCACCAGCATGAAGTTTCGGGCAGACGTGGCATTTGTGAGGAGTTCCAGCTGTGCCTTGGACAACCCCTCAGAGCATGAGTGA
- the SFN gene encoding 14-3-3 protein sigma, with the protein MERASLIQKAKLAEQAERYEDMAAFMKSAVEKGEELSCEERNLLSVAYKNVVGGQRAAWRVLSSIEQKGNEESSEEKGPEVREYREKVETELRGVCDTVLGLLDTHLIKEAGDAESRVFYLKMKGDYYRYLAEVATGDDKKRIIDSARSAYQEAMDISKKEMPPTNPIRLGLALNFSVFHYEIANSPEEAISLAKTTFDEAMADLHTLSEDSYKDSTLIMQLLRDNLTLWTADNAGEEGGEAPEEPQS; encoded by the coding sequence ATGGAGAGAGCCAGTCTGATCCAGAAGGCCAAGTTGGCAGAGCAGGCCGAACGCTACGAGGACATGGCAGCCTTCATGAAGAGCGCCGTGGAAAAGGGTGAGGAGCTATCCTGCGAAGAGCGAAACCTGCTCTCAGTGGCCTACAAGAATGTGGTGGGCGGCCAGAGGGCTGCCTGGAGGGTCCTGTCCAGTATCGAGCAGAAAGGCAACGAGGAGAGCTCGGAAGAGAAGGGCCCGGAGGTGCGAGAGTACCGGGAGAAGGTGGAGACTGAGCTCCGGGGCGTGTGTGACACAGTGCTGGGCCTGCTGGACACCCACCTCATCAAGGAGGCCGGTGACGCCGAGAGTCGGGTCTTCTACCTGAAAATGAAGGGTGACTACTACCGCTACCTGGCTGAGGTGGCCACTGGTGACGACAAGAAGCGCATCATTGACTCGGCCCGGTCCGCCTACCAGGAGGCCATGGACATCAGCAAGAAGGAGATGCCGCCCACCAACCCCATCCGCCTGGGCCTGGCGCTGAACTTTTCAGTCTTCCACTACGAGATCGCCAACAGCCCCGAGGAGGCCATCTCGCTGGCCAAGACCACCTTCGACGAGGCCATGGCTGACCTGCACACCCTCAGCGAGGACTCCTACAAGGACAGCACCCTCATCATGCAGCTGCTGCGAGACAACCTGACGCTGTGGACGGCCGACAAcgccggggaggaggggggcgagGCTCCCGAGGAACCCCAGAGCTGA
- the GPN2 gene encoding GPN-loop GTPase 2, giving the protein MAGAAPTTAFGQAVIGPPGSGKTTYCLGMSEFLRALGRRVAVVNLDPANEGLPYECAVDVGELVGLGDVMDALRLGPNGGLLYCMEYLEANLDWLRAKLDPLRGHYFLFDCPGQVELCTHHGALRSIFSQMAHWDLRLTAVHLVDSHYCTDPAKFISVLCTSLATMLHVELPHVNLLSKMDLIEHYGKLAFNLDYYTEVLDLSYLLDHLASDPFFRHYRQLNEKLVQLIEDYSLVSFIPLNIQDKESVQRVLQAVDKANGYCFGVQEQRSLEAMMSAAVGADFHFSTTLGLQEKYLASSDQSVEQETMQL; this is encoded by the exons ATGGCGGGGGCCGCCCCGACCACGGCCTTTGGGCAGGCGGTGATCGGCCCGCCTGGTTCAGGGAAGACCACGTACTGCCTGGGCATGAGTGAGTTCCTGCGCGCGCTGGGCCGGCGCGTGGCGGTGGTGAACCTGGACCCGGCCAACGAGGGGCTGCCGTACGAGTGCGCTGTGGACGTGGGCGAGCTGGTGGGGCTGGGCGACGTGATGGACGCGCTGCGGCTGGGGCCCAACGGCGGCCTGCTCTACTGCATGGAGTACCTGGAGGCCAACCTGGACTGGCTGCGTGCCAAGCTAGATCCCCTACGCGGCCACTACTTCCTCTTCGACTGCCCAGGCCAGGTGGAGCTCTGCACGCACCACGGCGCTCTGCGTAGCATCTTCTCCCAGATGGCGCATTGGGACCTCAGG ctGACTGCTGTCCACCTGGTGGATTCTCATTACTGCACAGACCCGGCCAAGTTCATTTCGGTACTGTGTACTTCTCTGGCCACGATGCTACATGTGGAGCTGCCCCATGTCAACCTGCTCTCCAAGATGGACCTCATTGAGCACTATGGGAAGTTGG CCTTCAACCTGGACTACTACACAGAGGTCCTGGACCTCTCCTACCTGCTCGACCACCTGGCTTCTGACCCTTTCTTCCGCCACTACCGTCAGCTCAATGAGAAACTGGTGCAGCTCATTGAAGACTACAGTCTGGTCTCCTTCATCCCTCTCAACATTCAG gaCAAGGAGAGTGTCCAGCGGGTCCTACAGGCTGTGGATAAAGCCAATGGCTACTGCTTCGGGGTCCAAGAGCAGCGAAGCCTGGAGGCCATGATGTCTGCTGCAGTGGGAGCTGATTTCCACTTCTCCAC CACCCTGGGCCTCCAGGAGAAGTACCTGGCATCCTCAGACCAGTCGGTGGAGCAGGAAACCATGCAGCTGTAG